A single Deltaproteobacteria bacterium DNA region contains:
- a CDS encoding helix-turn-helix domain-containing protein, giving the protein MKTNIRIKLGAKIKEEREKASYTQEMLAAKSKIDYKYIQKIEGKTPPNITIETIEKIAKALNIPPSSLLDF; this is encoded by the coding sequence ATGAAAACTAACATTCGTATAAAACTAGGTGCAAAAATTAAAGAGGAACGAGAGAAGGCCAGCTATACACAAGAAATGCTGGCAGCTAAATCAAAAATTGATTATAAGTATATTCAAAAAATAGAAGGTAAAACACCCCCGAATATAACAATTGAAACTATTGAAAAGATTGCGAAAGCGTTAAATATACCTCCTTCAAGTTTACTAGATTTTTAA
- a CDS encoding BCAM0308 family protein has product MPGSKGGFQKEQRSDRLIHEHVHDPYRTRKKIREPAFCSQCSAVYSGGRWQWRDKPVDSHKEICPACNRINDKCPAGIITIKGEFLADHKEELIGLVKNEEKLEKGEHPLHRIIEMSGEGTSLEVTTTDIHLPRRIGEALHNAYKGKLDFHYEEETYFIRVGWSR; this is encoded by the coding sequence ATGCCGGGAAGTAAAGGTGGATTTCAAAAGGAACAAAGAAGCGACCGTCTAATACATGAACATGTCCATGATCCCTACCGGACTCGAAAAAAAATCCGGGAACCTGCCTTTTGCTCACAGTGCAGCGCCGTGTATTCGGGAGGAAGATGGCAATGGCGCGATAAACCCGTCGATTCTCATAAAGAAATTTGTCCGGCCTGCAACAGGATAAACGACAAATGTCCGGCCGGCATCATTACAATAAAGGGGGAATTTCTTGCAGACCATAAGGAGGAACTCATAGGCCTCGTTAAAAATGAGGAAAAACTGGAAAAGGGTGAACACCCCCTTCACAGGATAATAGAGATGTCGGGTGAAGGAACGTCCCTGGAAGTTACCACGACAGATATTCACCTGCCCAGACGCATTGGAGAGGCCCTTCATAATGCCTATAAAGGCAAGCTTGATTTTCATTATGAAGAAGAGACTTATTTTATCAGGGTAGGCTGGAGCAGGTGA
- a CDS encoding lipocalin family protein, which translates to MKIRFIFLFFILILGLSAGDVRANVELIGRWVSTDIDRKETDSIGTGWAITFRADGSFTEEIDEGFGIVEVWDGTYTLEGNALSMHRTGFKLPWEFTIEQKNQRLIISRNWRGNVLYVVYFEKSDGQHPELSKLPRWPKSKAEAVAILKQKMKEKDLQELAATPKEDLIGKYHFGLGMYIRNAFGIWRGNKDLWEDLTQGKPTHPDDLSGIIIEALWEDIQDK; encoded by the coding sequence ATGAAAATTCGATTTATTTTTTTATTTTTCATCCTTATTCTCGGGCTTAGTGCTGGCGATGTCCGTGCGAATGTCGAATTGATCGGTCGCTGGGTATCCACTGACATCGACCGCAAAGAGACAGATTCTATCGGCACGGGTTGGGCCATTACTTTTCGTGCTGACGGCTCGTTTACAGAAGAGATTGATGAAGGTTTTGGTATCGTCGAAGTTTGGGACGGAACGTACACGCTCGAAGGCAATGCACTTTCGATGCATCGTACAGGTTTCAAACTGCCTTGGGAGTTTACGATAGAGCAGAAAAACCAACGATTAATTATCTCCCGGAATTGGAGAGGAAATGTTCTGTATGTTGTGTATTTCGAGAAATCTGATGGTCAGCATCCGGAATTGTCGAAACTTCCTCGTTGGCCGAAGTCTAAGGCAGAGGCCGTTGCGATCCTAAAGCAAAAGATGAAAGAGAAGGACCTGCAGGAACTAGCCGCTACTCCAAAGGAAGATTTGATCGGAAAATATCATTTTGGACTTGGGATGTATATCCGGAATGCCTTTGGAATATGGCGCGGAAACAAGGATCTTTGGGAGGATCTAACCCAAGGTAAGCCGACACACCCGGATGATTTGTCGGGTATTATTATTGAAGCACTTTGGGAAGACATACAGGATAAATAG